Proteins encoded by one window of Fusobacterium mortiferum ATCC 9817:
- a CDS encoding autotransporter outer membrane beta-barrel domain-containing protein produces MKKYLGIIFLLSSSLLLAQENFNNMGEIHSKILSNRGKEQFRKNIIFKKFGRAGYSNSNQYLEYIGELENSYNNSSSKYDVKTKGFMMGTNSNLISNPDIYVGVSVGYLKSKMNYSDEDARVRTYGIDYYVGKNIDNWLIIGKAGYTESKNSYETYRYRTKDYSLGAEGGYMYSLGEKAIIYPYISLDWNQYTMKAHNNIKDNDDRVGSGALGVTYAQEFREKFLLTASGEWNYDFPNRESIRLNNGEKIKGLEVGRDAGIFNIKLGYYLDPDFLVSLGYSSFWNREYYYDMFSLTLSHNF; encoded by the coding sequence ATGAAAAAATATCTAGGAATAATTTTTCTTTTATCCTCTTCTCTCCTTTTAGCACAAGAAAATTTTAATAATATGGGAGAGATACATAGTAAAATTCTAAGTAATAGAGGTAAAGAACAATTTAGAAAAAATATAATATTTAAAAAATTTGGTAGAGCTGGTTATAGTAACAGTAATCAATATCTTGAATACATAGGAGAGTTAGAAAATAGTTACAATAATTCCTCATCTAAATATGATGTAAAAACAAAGGGATTTATGATGGGGACAAATAGTAATCTAATTTCTAATCCAGATATATATGTTGGAGTAAGTGTTGGATATCTTAAATCTAAAATGAATTATAGTGATGAAGATGCTAGAGTGAGAACTTATGGTATAGATTACTATGTAGGGAAAAATATAGACAACTGGTTAATAATCGGAAAAGCTGGTTATACTGAAAGTAAAAATAGTTATGAAACTTATAGATATCGTACTAAAGATTATTCATTAGGAGCAGAGGGAGGATATATGTATTCTCTTGGAGAGAAAGCTATCATCTATCCTTATATCTCTTTAGATTGGAATCAATATACTATGAAAGCTCATAATAATATAAAAGATAATGATGATAGAGTTGGAAGTGGAGCTTTAGGAGTAACTTATGCTCAAGAATTTAGAGAGAAATTTTTACTAACTGCTTCTGGAGAATGGAACTACGATTTTCCTAATAGAGAGAGCATCAGACTTAACAATGGAGAAAAAATAAAAGGATTAGAAGTGGGAAGAGATGCAGGGATATTTAATATAAAACTTGGATATTATCTAGATCCTGATTTCTTAGTAAGCTTAGGGTATAGTAGTTTTTGGAATAGAGAATACTACTATGATATGTTTAGCTTGACACTATCTCACAACTTCTAA
- a CDS encoding Bax inhibitor-1/YccA family protein produces MNYNDYFERDVSNISTEVSNAFVRKVMLNMIGGLFITTLVPIYVFFFNSELVYTLARYFKLIALAEVALVFFLSLGINKMSSVTARFLFYVYALMNGILFSSLAFVFHPISILYTLGVTTIMFIVIGVYGYTTKEDLTKYSKFLMTGLITIIIISLINIFIKAPMLYWVGTILGVVIFSGLIAFDINRIKYIAYNIAGSDEEMVEKMGIIGALNLYLDFINLFLYLLRIFGKKRN; encoded by the coding sequence ATGAATTACAATGATTATTTTGAAAGAGATGTGTCTAACATAAGCACTGAAGTGAGCAATGCCTTTGTAAGAAAAGTTATGTTAAATATGATAGGAGGATTATTTATTACTACTTTAGTTCCTATCTATGTATTTTTCTTTAATTCAGAGTTAGTTTATACTCTAGCTAGATATTTTAAATTGATAGCTTTAGCTGAGGTTGCTCTTGTATTTTTCTTAAGTTTAGGAATTAATAAGATGTCATCTGTTACTGCTAGATTTTTATTTTATGTTTATGCTTTGATGAATGGAATACTATTTTCTAGTCTAGCCTTTGTATTCCATCCCATATCTATACTATATACTTTAGGAGTTACAACTATAATGTTTATAGTAATTGGGGTATATGGTTATACTACAAAAGAGGACTTAACAAAGTATAGCAAATTTTTAATGACAGGATTAATTACTATAATTATAATCTCACTTATCAATATCTTTATTAAAGCACCTATGCTTTATTGGGTAGGAACTATACTTGGAGTAGTAATTTTTTCTGGACTAATAGCTTTTGATATCAATAGAATAAAATATATTGCCTACAACATTGCTGGTAGTGATGAAGAGATGGTAGAAAAGATGGGAATAATAGGAGCTTTAAATCTATACTTAGACTTTATCAACCTATTCCTTTATCTATTAAGAATTTTTGGAAAGAAAAGAAACTAG
- a CDS encoding iron-containing alcohol dehydrogenase, translating into MKNFNYNIPTKVLFGRGKVNEVGKEAKRYGDKVLLVYGKGSVKKSGLFDVVVESLKKSGIHIYKLPNIDPNPRIDSVYAGAELCRKMGINLIIAMGGGSVIDCSKAIAAQANYYGDVWQDLYVEQKLNTLTSALPVASILTLAATGSEMNGNSVISNMHTNQKLAIGHDLLRPVFSILDPEYTFTVNQYHTAAGVVDILSHLFEQYFTPDQEGYLQNRLMEAMMKTVIEYGPIAYNELDDYEARANLMWTSSLALNGMVTYGKVSTDWATHGMEHELSAFYDITHGVGLGILTPYWMKYVLSEENVHRFVEYGKNVWNLDGENNMEIANKAINKTREFFSSLGIPSTLKEVGIDESKLDKMAEQATMFGALGSMKKLYKEDVLAIYKMAL; encoded by the coding sequence ATGAAAAATTTTAATTACAATATTCCAACTAAGGTTCTATTTGGAAGAGGAAAGGTAAATGAAGTTGGAAAAGAAGCCAAGAGATATGGAGATAAAGTACTTCTAGTTTATGGAAAAGGAAGTGTTAAGAAGAGTGGACTTTTTGATGTTGTAGTAGAAAGTTTAAAAAAATCTGGAATTCATATCTATAAGTTGCCTAATATAGATCCGAACCCTAGAATAGACTCTGTATATGCAGGAGCAGAGCTTTGTAGAAAGATGGGAATAAATCTTATTATTGCTATGGGAGGAGGAAGTGTAATAGATTGCTCTAAAGCTATTGCTGCTCAAGCTAATTATTATGGAGATGTGTGGCAAGATTTATATGTAGAACAAAAATTAAATACATTAACATCTGCTTTACCTGTGGCATCTATTCTTACATTAGCTGCTACTGGTAGTGAGATGAATGGAAACTCAGTTATCTCAAATATGCATACTAATCAAAAATTAGCAATAGGACATGATTTATTAAGACCTGTATTCTCTATATTAGACCCTGAATATACTTTTACTGTAAATCAATATCATACTGCTGCTGGAGTAGTAGATATATTGAGTCATCTATTTGAACAATATTTCACTCCAGACCAAGAAGGATATCTACAAAATCGTTTAATGGAAGCTATGATGAAAACTGTTATTGAATATGGGCCAATAGCTTACAATGAATTAGATGATTATGAAGCTAGAGCCAATCTTATGTGGACAAGTTCTCTTGCTCTAAATGGAATGGTAACATATGGAAAAGTATCTACTGATTGGGCTACACATGGAATGGAACATGAGCTAAGTGCTTTTTATGATATAACACATGGAGTGGGATTAGGAATACTTACACCATATTGGATGAAATATGTATTATCAGAAGAGAATGTACATAGATTTGTAGAGTATGGTAAAAATGTATGGAACTTAGATGGAGAAAATAATATGGAAATAGCAAATAAAGCTATTAATAAAACAAGAGAGTTTTTCTCTTCATTAGGTATTCCAAGTACCCTTAAAGAAGTGGGAATAGATGAAAGTAAATTAGATAAGATGGCAGAACAAGCTACAATGTTTGGAGCATTGGGAAGTATGAAAAAACTATATAAAGAAGATGTTTTAGCTATATATAAAATGGCTTTATAA